One window of the Candidatus Binataceae bacterium genome contains the following:
- a CDS encoding septal ring lytic transglycosylase RlpA family protein: MTCAALWLGGCSAYDASRVAPAPAPAVEHAPAPISSAQGRVTLASWYGPGFIGQRTASGEVYHRDDLTAASRSLPLGTRVQVTNLDTGRAVVVRINDRGPYVRGRGIDLSERAAKQIGLNHSGVARVSVARLDATASASSTVAPPEPWRGRATLSRYAPRRYRRVRRNSHRYQYASVSTYHSTYQSSHRMVANPVGDWLLEMVR; encoded by the coding sequence TTGACCTGCGCGGCGCTGTGGCTCGGTGGATGTTCGGCCTATGACGCGTCGCGCGTTGCGCCAGCTCCCGCACCTGCGGTCGAACATGCGCCGGCGCCGATCTCTTCGGCGCAGGGCCGCGTCACGCTCGCTTCGTGGTATGGGCCCGGCTTCATCGGCCAGCGGACGGCGAGCGGCGAAGTTTACCATCGCGACGATTTGACGGCTGCGTCGCGCAGCCTCCCTCTCGGCACTCGCGTACAGGTCACGAATCTCGACACGGGCCGCGCCGTGGTGGTGCGAATCAACGACCGCGGTCCGTACGTACGCGGCCGCGGCATCGATCTCTCAGAGCGCGCGGCCAAGCAGATTGGGCTAAACCACAGCGGCGTCGCGCGCGTGTCCGTTGCAAGGCTCGACGCGACCGCGTCGGCCTCATCGACGGTGGCGCCACCGGAACCGTGGAGGGGCAGGGCGACGCTAAGCCGCTACGCGCCGCGCCGATACCGCCGCGTCCGCCGCAACAGCCATCGCTACCAGTACGCGTCGGTCTCGACCTATCATTCGACCTACCAGTCCTCGCATCGGATGGTCGCCAACCCGGTCGGCGACTGGCTGCTCGAGATGGTGCGCTGA
- a CDS encoding nucleoside 2-deoxyribosyltransferase, whose amino-acid sequence MPDGVRKIYLCGPIMDADVHAAKDWRTRAKERLAGRFILLDPMRRNFRDNEIDSSNEIVEFDLQDVRDADLLLVNYCKPSLGTAMEVFYASYDLGKFVIAFSPLSFKDCSPWMVRFCTKILPDLESSLAYIERHFT is encoded by the coding sequence ATGCCCGACGGAGTGAGGAAAATCTATCTCTGTGGACCGATTATGGACGCCGACGTGCATGCGGCCAAAGATTGGCGCACGCGCGCCAAGGAGCGTCTGGCCGGCCGTTTTATCCTGCTCGATCCGATGCGCCGCAACTTCCGCGACAACGAGATAGATTCATCCAACGAGATCGTCGAGTTCGATCTTCAGGACGTCCGCGACGCCGACCTGCTGCTGGTCAATTACTGCAAGCCCTCGCTCGGCACCGCGATGGAGGTCTTCTACGCGAGTTACGACCTCGGCAAGTTCGTAATCGCGTTCAGCCCCCTGAGCTTCAAGGACTGTTCGCCATGGATGGTGCGGTTCTGCACCAAGATCCTGCCCGACCTCGAAAGCTCGCTCGCCTACATCGAGCGCCACTTCACGTAA
- the lptB gene encoding LPS export ABC transporter ATP-binding protein, with translation MAKVEPLRERKLPEAPAPKARQVSLEAEGLVKRYGGRAVVDNVAVNVHSGEVVGLLGPNGAGKTTTFYMVVGLIKPDEGRVRLGGEDITMLPLYQRARRGISYLPQEPSVFRKLTVEQNLLAVLETLPLEEEERQSRLQTLLDELDIARLARSKASVLSGGERRKVEITRALVLDPMFLCLDEPFAGIDPITVVEIQRIISYLKERGIGIVISDHNVHATLSIIDRAYVIHSGKILFHGGPREIVESDVVRQVFLGERFRLAR, from the coding sequence ATGGCGAAAGTCGAACCACTGCGAGAACGGAAACTCCCCGAGGCGCCCGCGCCAAAGGCTCGGCAGGTCTCGCTCGAGGCCGAGGGGCTGGTCAAACGCTACGGCGGGCGCGCCGTGGTGGATAATGTTGCCGTCAACGTGCATAGCGGCGAGGTAGTCGGGCTGCTCGGCCCCAACGGCGCCGGCAAGACCACGACCTTTTACATGGTGGTCGGCCTGATTAAGCCCGACGAGGGACGGGTGCGCCTCGGCGGCGAGGACATCACGATGCTCCCGCTATACCAACGCGCGCGGCGCGGGATCAGTTACCTGCCGCAGGAGCCGTCGGTCTTCCGCAAGCTGACGGTCGAGCAGAACTTGCTCGCGGTGCTCGAGACGCTGCCGCTCGAGGAAGAGGAGCGGCAGTCGCGGCTGCAGACGCTGCTCGACGAACTCGACATCGCGCGTCTTGCGCGTTCCAAGGCGAGCGTGCTGTCGGGAGGCGAGCGGCGCAAGGTCGAAATCACGCGCGCGCTGGTGCTCGACCCGATGTTCCTCTGCCTCGATGAGCCATTCGCCGGAATCGACCCGATAACCGTGGTCGAAATCCAGCGCATCATCAGCTACCTCAAGGAGCGCGGCATCGGCATCGTCATCTCCGACCACAACGTCCACGCGACGCTGTCGATCATCGACCGCGCCTACGTGATTCACTCGGGCAAGATCCTGTTCCACGGCGGGCCGCGCGAGATCGTCGAGAGCGACGTCGTGCGCCAGGTCTTCCTGGGCGAGCGCTTCCGGCTGGCCCGTTGA
- the clpP gene encoding ATP-dependent Clp endopeptidase proteolytic subunit ClpP: MSSLLVPMVVEQTGRGERAYDIFSRLLKDRIVFLGGPIHDETANLVTAQLLFLESEDPEREINMYINSPGGSVTAGLAIYDTMQFVKPPVSTLCVGQAASMGAVLLAAGAKGRRYALPHSRIMIHQLSGGFEGQATDIEIQAREALRLREILNNILTNHTGQGLKRIEKDTDRDFFMHATQAVEYGIIDEVIANRPGKVGGEPIK; the protein is encoded by the coding sequence ATGAGCAGCCTTTTGGTTCCAATGGTGGTCGAGCAGACCGGCCGCGGCGAGCGCGCCTATGATATTTTTTCACGCTTGCTGAAGGACCGGATAGTTTTCCTCGGCGGTCCGATCCATGACGAGACCGCCAACCTGGTCACGGCGCAGCTCCTGTTTCTAGAATCCGAGGATCCCGAGCGCGAGATCAACATGTACATCAATTCACCTGGCGGGTCGGTCACGGCAGGCCTGGCGATTTACGACACGATGCAGTTCGTCAAACCGCCGGTGTCAACCCTGTGCGTGGGACAGGCGGCGAGCATGGGCGCGGTGCTGCTGGCGGCGGGCGCCAAGGGACGGCGCTACGCGCTGCCGCACTCGCGGATCATGATTCACCAGCTCTCGGGCGGCTTCGAGGGCCAGGCCACCGATATCGAAATCCAGGCGCGCGAGGCGCTGCGGCTGCGCGAGATCCTGAACAACATCCTGACCAACCATACCGGCCAGGGCCTGAAGCGCATAGAAAAGGACACCGACCGCGATTTCTTCATGCATGCGACGCAGGCGGTCGAATACGGGATCATCGACGAGGTTATCGCCAACCGCCCGGGCAAGGTCGGCGGCGAACCGATCAAGTAA
- a CDS encoding LLM class flavin-dependent oxidoreductase — translation MVKIILQLYPVIPAASEEERAALRPIGRHRERYHETLLGWHDIIKAADEMGLWGAATIEHHFWSEGYEVGPNPGVLNAYWAAITKKIRVGQMGYVMSTQHPLRVAEETAILDHLSNGRFFVGFARGYQSRWTNVIGQHLGTRATTSPSAAKVDPARLFGKDVAKKDVDDDDINRRIFEEEIDIVVKAWTEESIEYKGSAWQIPFPYERGVDDWPLGKIGVTARLGAHGEVDAEGNTRRVCVVPSPYTRPHPPVFVATAGSPESAEYAARRGFIPLYFTSLDTALTLGNAYVKETNRIGRPMALGQNQALVRMPHIGDTMEKAHESIMKYDSDIFRNFYAAMGRHKVEMSDVVKATTKFGLWVPGTIDSVRAKLVEEYKRFPSEYLTLIYHYAQMPKEEVLRQLHIFMKEIKPALDELAEYPAEPSVAAAGGGQ, via the coding sequence ATGGTCAAAATAATACTTCAGCTCTATCCCGTGATTCCCGCAGCCAGCGAAGAGGAGCGCGCCGCGCTGCGCCCGATCGGGCGCCATCGCGAACGCTACCACGAAACGCTGCTCGGATGGCATGACATCATCAAGGCCGCCGACGAAATGGGGCTGTGGGGCGCGGCCACGATCGAGCATCACTTCTGGTCGGAAGGCTACGAGGTCGGGCCCAACCCGGGCGTGCTCAACGCCTACTGGGCCGCGATCACCAAGAAAATCCGCGTCGGCCAGATGGGTTACGTGATGAGCACGCAGCATCCGCTGCGCGTCGCCGAGGAGACCGCGATCCTCGACCATCTCTCCAATGGGCGCTTCTTCGTCGGTTTCGCGCGCGGCTACCAGTCGCGATGGACCAACGTCATCGGACAGCATCTCGGCACCCGCGCGACCACCTCGCCGTCCGCCGCCAAGGTCGATCCGGCGCGTCTGTTCGGCAAGGATGTAGCCAAGAAGGACGTGGACGACGACGACATCAATCGCCGCATCTTCGAGGAAGAGATCGACATCGTCGTGAAGGCGTGGACCGAGGAGAGCATCGAGTACAAGGGTTCGGCTTGGCAGATTCCCTTCCCGTATGAGCGCGGCGTGGACGATTGGCCGCTCGGCAAGATCGGCGTGACTGCGCGCCTGGGCGCGCACGGCGAGGTTGACGCCGAGGGTAACACGCGGCGCGTATGCGTGGTGCCGTCGCCCTACACGCGGCCCCATCCGCCGGTTTTCGTCGCCACCGCGGGCTCGCCCGAGAGCGCCGAGTACGCGGCGAGGCGCGGCTTTATCCCGCTCTATTTCACCTCGCTCGACACCGCGCTCACCCTGGGCAACGCCTACGTCAAGGAGACCAACCGCATCGGCCGCCCGATGGCGCTTGGGCAGAACCAGGCGCTGGTCCGGATGCCGCATATCGGCGACACGATGGAGAAGGCGCACGAGTCGATCATGAAGTACGACTCGGACATCTTCCGCAATTTCTATGCGGCGATGGGCCGGCACAAGGTCGAGATGAGTGACGTGGTCAAGGCGACCACCAAGTTCGGACTATGGGTGCCGGGCACGATCGACAGCGTCCGTGCCAAGCTCGTCGAGGAGTACAAGCGCTTCCCCTCCGAGTACCTGACCCTGATTTATCATTACGCACAGATGCCGAAGGAAGAGGTGCTGCGCCAGTTGCACATCTTCATGAAGGAGATCAAACCCGCGCTCGACGAGCTGGCGGAGTATCCGGCGGAGCCGTCGGTGGCCGCGGCGGGCGGAGGACAGTAG
- a CDS encoding multicopper oxidase domain-containing protein has product MWLAAILIVVLPATPVSARGGKKSFMLTVENKRIDIGLGLRYDAWTYDGAVPGPVLRARQGDEVTIRLVNPTAMAHGIDVHAAELAPKVHFSAQSGQRNLSFTFRARVPGAFLYQCSAIPTLSHVANGMYGMMIVDPARGWPAAHEVMIVQGEFYGVPDKNGLVAGDSRKEMEERPDFVVFNGMVDRYVEHPIPIKVGELVRVFFVNAGPNLTSTFHVTGVIFDSFYRGGNPADAMHGLASFEVGPGDGAVFEFRVHEAGDYEFIDHALARTTRGAQGVFRAAP; this is encoded by the coding sequence ATGTGGCTTGCGGCCATACTGATCGTCGTCCTGCCCGCGACGCCCGTTAGCGCGCGCGGCGGAAAAAAAAGCTTCATGCTGACCGTCGAGAACAAGCGCATCGACATCGGCCTTGGTCTGCGCTACGACGCGTGGACCTACGACGGAGCGGTGCCGGGACCGGTACTGCGCGCGCGCCAGGGCGACGAAGTGACGATCCGGCTCGTCAACCCGACCGCGATGGCGCACGGGATCGACGTGCACGCCGCGGAGCTTGCGCCCAAGGTCCACTTCTCGGCGCAGAGCGGCCAGCGCAATTTGAGCTTCACCTTTCGCGCCCGCGTTCCCGGCGCGTTTCTCTACCAGTGCAGCGCCATCCCGACGCTCTCCCACGTGGCCAACGGAATGTACGGAATGATGATCGTCGATCCTGCCAGGGGGTGGCCGGCGGCTCATGAAGTGATGATCGTGCAGGGCGAATTTTACGGCGTCCCGGACAAAAACGGGCTGGTCGCCGGCGACAGCCGCAAGGAGATGGAAGAGCGGCCCGACTTCGTGGTGTTCAACGGGATGGTGGACCGCTACGTCGAGCATCCGATTCCGATCAAGGTCGGCGAACTGGTGCGGGTCTTCTTCGTAAACGCCGGCCCCAACCTGACTTCGACGTTCCATGTGACCGGCGTTATCTTCGATTCGTTCTATCGCGGAGGCAATCCGGCCGACGCGATGCACGGCTTGGCGAGTTTCGAGGTCGGGCCCGGCGACGGCGCGGTCTTCGAATTCCGCGTCCACGAGGCGGGCGACTACGAGTTTATCGACCACGCGCTCGCGCGAACCACCAGGGGCGCCCAGGGAGTGTTTCGCGCCGCGCCGTAG
- a CDS encoding universal stress protein, with translation MGYPYKIILCPVDFDDNSMAALAHARRLAIDMGATIHLLHVLPILPMLADHGVGIGTDEQVEQQARIKLKEAARRRLTRVPAELHTRIAFVSEVPKNILASARDLNADLIVMATHGRTGVKHLFFGSVTEAVVRNASCPVLTLRFAQAAAESQPQAAKAQASAPAAAGKKKSDASR, from the coding sequence ATGGGATATCCGTACAAGATCATTCTCTGTCCGGTGGATTTCGACGACAATTCGATGGCCGCGCTCGCGCATGCGCGCCGGCTCGCGATCGACATGGGCGCAACGATCCATCTGCTGCACGTGCTGCCGATCCTGCCGATGCTCGCCGATCACGGGGTCGGAATCGGTACAGACGAGCAAGTCGAGCAGCAGGCCAGGATCAAGCTGAAGGAGGCCGCCCGCAGGCGGCTTACCCGCGTGCCCGCCGAGCTCCACACTCGCATCGCGTTTGTCTCGGAGGTCCCGAAGAACATCCTCGCCTCGGCGCGCGACCTCAACGCCGACCTGATCGTCATGGCGACGCACGGGCGCACCGGCGTCAAACATCTGTTCTTCGGCAGCGTGACCGAGGCCGTGGTGCGCAACGCTTCCTGCCCCGTTTTGACCCTGCGATTTGCGCAAGCGGCCGCCGAATCCCAGCCGCAGGCGGCCAAGGCGCAGGCGTCCGCGCCGGCCGCGGCCGGAAAGAAAAAATCGGATGCTTCGCGCTAG
- a CDS encoding LLM class flavin-dependent oxidoreductase gives MSPQNKKLGLHLSVVSSLFGSLGKLSQEAEALGYGSLWVAEVAGPNAFVALAPCAMATRRVDLATGVVPIQIRTPGVLAMETLALNELSGGRAIAGLGVSSPVIVERWHGASYQKPVTAMRECVHIMRELFTNGRCKFEGKVYKCDFRLSLVTNAPRPPRIYLAALNPPMLRLAGEAADGVLLNYSPADAVPAMVAEVRAGAARAGRNPAEVDIAIYLRMCVTEDEDKALESFKRELAGYAFVDAYNAMFARYGLSDQFAEVRKLWREGKRDDAYKALSDADMRRIGAFGAAKNGADFVASFRAAGVNHPVIFPIGPGRSAERDFQNTMRAMAGA, from the coding sequence ATGTCACCACAAAACAAGAAGCTCGGACTGCATCTTTCGGTCGTCTCCTCCCTCTTCGGTTCGCTGGGCAAGCTCTCGCAGGAGGCCGAAGCGCTCGGCTACGGGTCATTGTGGGTTGCCGAGGTCGCCGGCCCCAATGCGTTCGTTGCGCTCGCGCCATGCGCGATGGCGACCAGGCGCGTCGACCTCGCGACCGGCGTGGTGCCGATCCAGATTCGCACTCCCGGCGTGCTCGCGATGGAGACGCTCGCGCTCAACGAACTTTCGGGCGGCCGCGCAATCGCCGGCCTTGGCGTCTCGAGCCCGGTGATCGTCGAGCGCTGGCACGGCGCGTCGTACCAAAAGCCGGTGACCGCGATGCGCGAGTGCGTGCACATCATGCGCGAATTGTTCACCAACGGGCGCTGCAAGTTCGAGGGCAAAGTTTACAAGTGCGACTTCCGCTTGAGCCTGGTCACGAACGCGCCGCGTCCGCCGCGGATTTATCTGGCCGCGCTCAACCCGCCGATGCTCCGGCTTGCGGGCGAAGCCGCCGACGGCGTCCTGCTCAACTACTCGCCGGCCGACGCGGTGCCCGCGATGGTGGCCGAGGTGCGGGCAGGCGCCGCGCGGGCCGGGCGCAATCCGGCCGAGGTCGATATCGCGATCTACCTTCGCATGTGCGTCACCGAGGACGAGGACAAGGCGCTGGAATCGTTCAAACGCGAGCTTGCGGGCTACGCGTTCGTTGACGCGTACAACGCGATGTTCGCGCGCTATGGGCTGAGCGATCAGTTCGCCGAGGTGCGCAAGCTCTGGCGCGAGGGCAAGCGCGACGACGCGTACAAGGCGCTGAGCGACGCCGACATGCGGCGGATCGGCGCGTTTGGCGCGGCGAAAAACGGCGCCGACTTCGTCGCGAGCTTTCGCGCGGCCGGCGTCAATCATCCGGTCATCTTTCCGATCGGTCCCGGACGCAGCGCCGAACGCGACTTTCAGAACACGATGCGCGCGATGGCGGGCGCCTAG
- a CDS encoding alpha/beta hydrolase: MIGLERRLRVAIPMPFFHSNGLKIHYLDQGRGAPVLMIHGFGSSTEEIWVRTGMVERLARRWRVVAYDARGHGRSDKPHDPAKYGLANMRADAVGLLDYLKIARARMVGYSMGGRITLEVLMRDPERLCAVVLGGYGEGGQIAVPGQRHRIAAALLAEDPAVIEDVLARRFRRGAERNGKDLRALAACIGAEETTDAESVLDHEKLGCAPQPVLIATGDKDAIAGDPRPLAEWFRDARVALLEGADHVTLPADPRFHQAIEDFLAAVPE; the protein is encoded by the coding sequence ATGATCGGTCTTGAGCGCCGGCTGCGCGTTGCCATACCGATGCCTTTCTTTCATTCCAACGGCCTCAAGATTCATTACCTCGACCAGGGCCGCGGCGCTCCCGTGCTGATGATTCACGGCTTCGGCTCGAGCACCGAGGAGATCTGGGTGAGGACCGGGATGGTCGAACGGCTCGCGCGACGATGGCGAGTGGTCGCGTACGACGCGCGCGGGCATGGTCGCAGCGACAAGCCGCACGATCCCGCGAAGTACGGTCTTGCGAACATGCGCGCCGACGCCGTCGGGCTGCTCGACTATCTGAAGATCGCGCGCGCCCGGATGGTCGGCTACTCGATGGGCGGGCGGATCACGCTCGAGGTGCTGATGCGCGATCCCGAGCGCCTCTGCGCGGTCGTGCTCGGCGGCTATGGCGAGGGCGGCCAGATCGCGGTTCCCGGCCAGCGCCATCGTATCGCGGCCGCGCTCCTGGCCGAGGATCCTGCGGTCATCGAGGATGTGCTCGCGCGGCGGTTCAGACGCGGCGCCGAGCGTAACGGCAAGGATTTGCGCGCGCTCGCGGCCTGTATCGGCGCCGAGGAGACGACCGACGCCGAGTCCGTGCTCGACCACGAAAAACTCGGGTGCGCGCCGCAGCCCGTGTTAATCGCGACGGGCGACAAGGATGCGATCGCCGGCGATCCGCGTCCGCTCGCCGAATGGTTCCGCGACGCGCGCGTGGCCCTGCTGGAAGGTGCCGACCACGTGACGCTTCCGGCCGATCCGCGCTTCCACCAGGCGATCGAGGATTTCCTGGCGGCGGTTCCGGAGTGA
- the gspN gene encoding type II secretion system protein GspN — MADGLANRLGGFARAHRGAIVYSAFGAAVFIASLAATFPYAATLTALLRPLRIGFSSSGQGISLPLGAALSDVRLVSLAPAAPFEIESPGVTLAPALGALMLGEPGVRVHAQLYGGALRATVYRRGTGIGLSFKLSDMGLAQVAAMRGLGGNVIGRISGGGWAEMVANGTGAATGELEFRTANLTIRVAEGFAPIRLGKVEGSLKLAPGGPLRVNKVSGHGPDGEIEGHGTIRLEPNAAQSQINLVFTITPSAQGRTRLGVLFGLLPHPPDARSYLLSGPLLTPSIS, encoded by the coding sequence GTGGCTGACGGCCTGGCGAACCGGCTGGGCGGTTTCGCGCGCGCGCATCGCGGCGCGATCGTCTACTCGGCCTTCGGCGCCGCCGTGTTTATCGCTTCGTTGGCGGCGACTTTCCCCTACGCGGCGACCCTGACGGCGCTGCTACGACCGCTCAGGATCGGCTTCAGTTCCTCGGGCCAGGGCATCAGTCTGCCGCTTGGCGCGGCGCTCAGCGACGTGCGCCTGGTCTCGCTCGCACCGGCGGCGCCGTTCGAGATCGAAAGCCCCGGCGTGACGCTCGCACCCGCGCTCGGCGCGCTGATGCTTGGCGAGCCCGGCGTGCGCGTGCATGCGCAACTTTACGGTGGCGCGCTGCGCGCGACGGTCTATCGCCGCGGCACGGGCATCGGTCTCAGTTTCAAGCTGAGCGACATGGGCCTTGCGCAGGTGGCGGCGATGCGCGGTCTTGGCGGTAATGTGATCGGGCGGATCTCCGGCGGCGGATGGGCCGAAATGGTGGCGAACGGTACGGGTGCGGCCACCGGCGAACTCGAGTTCCGCACCGCCAATCTCACGATCCGGGTGGCCGAGGGTTTTGCGCCGATCCGCCTCGGCAAAGTCGAAGGCTCGCTCAAGCTCGCGCCCGGCGGCCCGCTCAGGGTGAACAAGGTGAGCGGCCACGGCCCCGACGGCGAGATCGAAGGGCACGGGACGATCCGCCTGGAACCCAACGCAGCACAAAGCCAAATCAATCTGGTGTTCACGATCACGCCGTCAGCGCAAGGGCGAACGCGCCTGGGCGTGCTGTTCGGACTGCTGCCCCATCCTCCGGACGCCCGCTCCTACCTGCTGAGCGGGCCGCTTCTGACCCCGTCGATCAGTTGA
- the gspL gene encoding type II secretion system protein GspL, translating to MAQRILAIEIAGDAVRGALGERSWNSLAMLDVVEERRGADEADLAPALARLLDGAGKPDLVVSALPGELVVKRMLSLPFKDQRRLTQTVPFALEEHLPVGVDESVVAFTRVGQEDGKTLVMAAMVRKDDLRHHLDLLARAGINPSTVTLSALALAALLARVRNGNGGPHLLVDLDQSSTSMVLLDNSGMPRAIRTVVTGGGAAANGAPAPGAAAILGAVRQTLLAHASDHEQPELVLTGPMAAAPDVRRRMAEALAVPVHTLDEFNCAALLGPLSARSTRFAGCLAMLLGETPGAAVELLNFRQGEFAFRGRTGSLRPWRTSFMLAGAAVAAIALHVGIKVSYNLRQLSEINREIAAIAAPALGPGVSGADAREQLAAQVAAMEKQLHLMGGAGASASPLDTLLALSRALPPHLGAQIVDFTLDEGTIKLDGLADSFATVDRVKKALDMSEYFRDIQVTHATAGSDPSKVEFRLTATIRGEMLE from the coding sequence ATGGCTCAACGCATACTCGCCATCGAGATCGCGGGCGACGCGGTGCGCGGCGCGCTCGGCGAGCGGAGCTGGAATTCGCTGGCGATGCTCGACGTGGTCGAAGAGCGGCGCGGAGCGGACGAGGCGGACCTCGCTCCGGCACTCGCGCGCCTGCTTGACGGCGCGGGCAAGCCCGATTTGGTCGTCAGCGCGCTGCCCGGCGAGCTGGTGGTCAAGCGGATGCTCTCGCTGCCGTTCAAAGACCAGCGGCGGCTGACGCAGACCGTGCCCTTCGCGCTGGAGGAGCATCTGCCCGTCGGCGTTGACGAGTCGGTGGTTGCTTTCACCCGCGTCGGCCAGGAAGACGGCAAGACGCTGGTGATGGCCGCGATGGTGCGCAAGGATGACCTGCGCCATCATCTGGACTTGCTCGCCCGCGCCGGGATAAATCCGAGCACGGTTACATTGAGCGCGCTCGCGCTCGCCGCCCTGCTCGCGCGCGTGCGCAACGGGAACGGTGGTCCGCATCTGCTGGTCGACCTCGACCAGAGTTCGACCTCGATGGTGTTGCTCGACAATAGCGGGATGCCGCGGGCGATCCGTACGGTCGTGACTGGTGGCGGCGCCGCCGCCAACGGAGCGCCGGCGCCCGGCGCTGCGGCGATCCTGGGCGCCGTGCGCCAGACACTGCTCGCCCATGCCTCGGATCATGAACAACCCGAGTTGGTGCTGACCGGGCCGATGGCGGCGGCGCCCGACGTGCGCCGGCGAATGGCCGAGGCGCTCGCGGTGCCGGTTCATACGCTCGATGAATTCAACTGCGCAGCGCTGCTCGGGCCGCTCTCCGCGCGCTCGACGCGGTTTGCTGGATGCCTCGCGATGCTGCTCGGCGAAACGCCGGGCGCAGCGGTCGAACTGCTCAACTTCCGCCAGGGCGAGTTCGCCTTTCGCGGCCGTACCGGCAGCCTGCGCCCATGGCGTACGAGCTTTATGCTGGCGGGCGCAGCCGTTGCTGCGATCGCACTGCATGTCGGGATCAAGGTCTCCTACAACCTCCGCCAGCTCTCAGAAATAAACCGCGAGATCGCAGCGATTGCAGCGCCGGCGCTCGGGCCCGGCGTCTCCGGGGCGGATGCCAGGGAGCAACTGGCCGCGCAGGTCGCCGCGATGGAGAAGCAGTTGCATCTGATGGGCGGGGCCGGCGCTTCGGCGTCGCCGCTCGACACGCTGCTTGCGCTCTCTCGCGCGCTGCCGCCCCATCTCGGTGCACAGATCGTGGATTTCACGCTCGATGAAGGCACGATCAAGCTCGATGGCCTGGCCGACTCATTCGCGACCGTCGACCGGGTCAAGAAGGCGCTCGACATGAGCGAGTACTTTCGCGATATCCAGGTCACGCATGCGACCGCCGGCTCCGACCCGAGCAAGGTGGAGTTCCGGCTGACCGCGACGATCCGCGGCGAGATGTTGGAATAA
- the gspK gene encoding type II secretion system minor pseudopilin GspK, with the protein MVGAAKKSERGVALLVTMMALALMTLLVMDFTTSASLGYRSAAGQANELRSEYLARSAISVGLSLLSTDAQQDALAKTPHDGLDEPWAQPYPPVPLGGGIAQVSIVDEARKIDINLLLNPRTGQPNPVYLGILERLFTIIGVSPALIPAIVDWLDPDSIESPGGAEADYYLALIPPYEPRNGPMPTIGDLRMIRGVDDAIFFRLQQFLTAAPEPRVNINTAPPEVIAALLPELSNNISMVKEIVQARTVQPFLMVTDVGNLAGIGDAGQPLMKLITTRSAYFTITGVGAFANSRRRITSVFRRNANGTSMLASWQEG; encoded by the coding sequence ATGGTAGGCGCGGCAAAAAAGAGCGAACGCGGCGTCGCCCTGCTGGTCACCATGATGGCGCTCGCGCTGATGACGCTGCTGGTGATGGACTTCACCACCTCGGCCTCGCTCGGCTATCGCTCGGCCGCGGGCCAGGCCAACGAGCTGCGCTCCGAGTACCTCGCGCGCTCGGCGATAAGCGTAGGGCTCTCGCTGCTGTCGACGGACGCACAGCAGGATGCGCTCGCCAAGACTCCGCACGACGGACTGGACGAGCCGTGGGCGCAGCCGTATCCGCCAGTGCCGCTGGGCGGCGGTATCGCGCAGGTATCGATCGTCGACGAGGCACGTAAGATCGACATCAACCTGCTCCTCAACCCGCGCACCGGGCAACCTAATCCCGTCTATCTTGGGATCCTCGAGCGCCTGTTTACCATCATCGGGGTATCCCCGGCCCTCATTCCGGCCATAGTTGACTGGCTTGACCCGGATAGTATCGAATCACCCGGGGGGGCCGAGGCCGACTACTATCTGGCGCTGATACCGCCGTACGAACCCCGCAACGGCCCGATGCCCACGATTGGCGATCTCAGGATGATTCGGGGAGTGGACGACGCGATCTTTTTCCGGCTGCAACAGTTTCTGACCGCCGCGCCCGAGCCGCGCGTGAACATCAACACCGCGCCGCCCGAGGTTATCGCGGCGCTGTTGCCCGAGTTGTCCAACAATATCTCGATGGTGAAGGAGATCGTCCAGGCCCGAACGGTGCAGCCGTTCCTGATGGTCACCGACGTCGGCAACCTGGCCGGAATCGGTGACGCCGGCCAGCCGCTGATGAAGCTCATCACGACGCGCTCGGCCTATTTCACGATTACCGGCGTCGGCGCTTTCGCCAATTCGCGCCGGCGCATCACCAGCGTCTTTCGCCGCAACGCCAACGGCACCTCGATGCTGGCGAGCTGGCAGGAAGGCTGA